From the genome of Lotus japonicus ecotype B-129 chromosome 6, LjGifu_v1.2, one region includes:
- the LOC130722458 gene encoding 60S ribosomal protein L39: MPSHKTFRIKKKLAKKMRQNRPIPYWIRMRTDNTIRYNAKRRHWRRTKLGF, from the exons ATG CCTTCCCACAAGACCTTCAGGATCAAGAAGAAGCTCGCGAAGAAGATGAGGCAGAACAGGCCAATCCCTTACTGGATCCGTATGAGGACCGATAACACAATCAG GTATAATGCTAAGCGTAGGCACTGGCGTCGTACCAAGCTCGGATTTTAA
- the LOC130722456 gene encoding ATPase 8, plasma membrane-type: MASDISFEDLKNENVDLENIPVDEVFQQLKCTKEGLSSDEGEKRLQIFGPNKLEEVTESKLLKFLGFMWNPLSWVMESAAIMAIVLANGGGKPPDWQDFTGIMVLLIINSTISFIEENNAGNAAAALMAGLAPKTKVLRDGKWSEEDAAILVPGDVISIKLGDIVPADARLLEGDPLKIDQSSLTGESLPVTRNPGDEVFSGSTCKQGEIEAVVIATGVHTFFGKAAHLVDSTNNVGHFQKVLTSIGNFCICSIAIGMLIEIIVMYPIQNRAYRDGIDNLLVLLIGGIPIAMPTVLSVTMAIGSHRLSQQGAITKRMTAIEEMAGMDVLCSDKTGTLTLNKLTVDKSLIEVFPSGFDKDSLVLFAARASRTENQDAIDASIVNMLSDPKEARAGITEVHFLPFNPVDKRTAITYIDSNGDWHRSSKGAPEQIIELCDLKGETLKKAHKVIDEYANRGLRSLGVARQTVSEKTKESQGDEWEFLGLLPLFDPPRHDSAETIRRALDLGVNVKMITGDQLAIGKETGRRLGMGTNMYPSSSLLGQSKDAAIASIPIDELIEKADGFAGVFPEHKYEIVKRLQDRKHICGMTGDGVNDAPALKKADIGIAVADATDAARSASDIVLTEPGLSVIISAVLTSRAIFQRMKNYTIYAVSITIRIVLGFMLVALIWKFDFSPFMVLIIAILNDGTIMTISKDRVKPSPVPDSWKLKEIFATGVVLGTYMAIMTAVFFYAVHDTDLFTRLFGVHSIAESEDQLNSALYLQVSIISQALIFVTRSRSWSFVERPGLMLVGAFIAAQLVATVIAVYAHWDFARINGIGWRWAGVIWIYSVITYIPLDILKFFIRMGLSGSAWDNMLQNKTAFTTKKDYGRGEREAQWAVAQRTLHGLQVPEAHKNNHHEHSEIAEQAKRRAEAARLKELHTLKGHVESVVKLKGLDIETIQQHYTV; the protein is encoded by the exons ATGGCTTCTGACATCTCATTCGAGGATCTCAAGAATGAGAATGTTGATCTT GAAAACATTCCAGTTGATGAGGTGTTTCAGCAACTAAAATGTACCAAAGAGGGTCTGTCATCCGATGAAGGAGAGAAGAGGCTCCAGATTTTTGGCCCCAACAAGCTTGAGGAGGTGACAGAAAGCAAGCTTCTCAAGTTTTTGGGTTTTATGTGGAATCCCCTATCATGGGTTATGGAGTCAGCAGCCATCATGGCCATTGTTTTGGCCAATGGAGGG GGCAAGCCACCGGATTGGCAAGATTTCACTGGTATCATGGTGTTGCTTATCATCAACTCAACCATCAGTTTCATTGAGGAAAACAATGCAGGTAATGCTGCAGCTGCTTTGATGGCCGGTCTTGCACCCAAAACCAAG GTTTTGAGGGATGGAAAATGGAGTGAGGAAGACGCAGCAATATTGGTACCTGGAGATGTGATCAGCATCAAATTGGGAGACATTGTTCCTGCTGATGCGCGTCTCTTGGAGGGAGATCCTTTAAAGATTGACCAGTCTTCACTGACCGGTGAGTCCTTGCCTGTTACAAGAAACCCTGGTGATGAAGTCTTCTCCGGTTCAACTTGCAAACAAGGTGAGATTGAAGCTGTTGTCATTGCCACTGGTGTCCACACTTTCTTTGGTAAAGCTGCACACCTTGTTGACAGCACCAACAATGTTGGTCACTTCCAAAAG gTGTTGACATCCATTGGAAACTTCTGTATCTGCTCAATTGCCATTGGCATGTTGATTGAGATCATTGTGATGTATCCCATCCAGAACAGGGCTTACAGAGATGGCATTGACAATTTGTTGGTGCTTCTCATTGGAGGTATTCCAATTGCCATGCCTACTGTGTTGTCAGTGACCATGGCTATTGGATCTCACCGCCTGTCTCAGCAAGGAGCCATCACCAAGAGGATGACAGCCATTGAAGAAATGGCAGGCATGGATGTTCTTTGCAGTGACAAGACCGGAACTCTCACCCTTAATAAGCTTACTGTGGACAAGAGCTTGATTGAG GTGTTCCCTTCTGGTTTCGACAAGGACTCCCTTGTCTTATTTGCTGCCAGGGCTTCCAGGACCGAAAACCAGGATGCCATTGATGCTTCAATTGTGAATATGTTGAGCGACCCCAAGGAG GCCAGAGCAGGAATCACTGAGGTGCATTTCTTGCCCTTCAATCCAGTGGATAAGCGCACAGCTATTACCTACATTGACAGCAATGGTGACTGGCACAGAAGCAGCAAAGGTGCTCCTGAGCAA ATTATTGAGCTTTGCGACCTCAAGGGAGAGACATTGAAAAAGGCCCACAAGGTCATTGATGAGTATGCTAACCGTGGTCTGCGTTCATTGGGTGTTGCTCGCCAG aCTGTTTCTGAAAAGACCAAGGAGAGCCAAGGAGATGAATGGGAGTTCTTGGGTCTCCTACCCCTCTTTGACCCTCCAAGGCATGACAGTGCTGAGACTATTCGCCGCGCTCTTGACCTTGGTGTCAATGTTAAGATGATCACTGGTGACCAACTTGCCATTGGGAAAGAAACTGGTCGCAGACTTGGAATGGGAACCAACATGTatccttcatcctctcttcttgGTCAAAGCAAGGATGCCGCTATTGCATCTATCCCaattgatgaactcattgagaAGGCTGATGGATTTGCAGGAGTCTTCCCTG AACACAAGTATGAGATTGTGAAGAGGTTGCAGGATAGAAAGCACATTTGTGGAATGACCGGAGATGGTGTGAACGACGCACCCGCATTGAAGAAGGCAGACATTGGTATTGCAGTGGCTGATGCAACTGATGCTGCAAGGAGTGCCTCAGACATTGTGTTGACTGAGCCTGGGCTCAGTGTGATCATCAGTGCTGTGCTGACAAGTAGGGCCATCTTCCAGAGGATGAAGAACTACACAATCTATGCTGTTTCCATCACAATCCGTATCGTTCTCGGGTTCATGCTTGTTGCTCTGATCTGGAAGTTCGACTTCTCTCCTTTCATGGTTTTGATCATTGCCATCTTGAACGATGGAACCATCATGACCATCTCCAAGGATAGAGTGAAGCCATCCCCTGTGCCTGACTCATGGAAGCTCAAGGAAATCTTCGCCACCGGAGTTGTTCTCGGAACATACATGGCCATCATGACCGCAGTTTTCTTCTATGCTGTTCATGACACTGATTTGTTCACT AGACTATTTGGTGTCCACTCAATTGCTGAAAGTGAGGATCAGCTTAACTCTGCTCTCTACCTTCAAGTGAGTATCATCAGTCAAGCTCTCATCTTTGTGACAAGGTCAAGGAGCTGGTCATTTGTTGAGCGCCCTGGTTTGATGCTTGTTGGAGCCTTCATTGCTGCACAATTG GTGGCCACTGTCATTGCTGTGTATGCACACTGGGACTTTGCAAGAATCAATGGAATTGGGTGGAGATGGGCTGGAGTCATCTGGATCTACAGCGTCATTACTTACATCCCTCTTGACATCCTCAAGTTCTTCATCCGCATGGGACTCTCAGGCAGTGCCTGGGACAACATGCTCCAAAACAAG ACTGCATTCACAACAAAGAAGGACTATGGTAGGGGAGAGAGGGAGGCTCAATGGGCTGTGGCACAACGCACATTGCACGGTCTTCAAGTTCCTGAAGCTCACAAgaacaaccaccatgaacacTCTGAAATCGCTGAACAGGCAAAGAGACGTGCTGAAGCAGCTAG GTTGAAGGAGCTACACACACTTAAGGGACACGTTGAATCGGTTGTTAAGTTGAAGGGTCTTGATATTGAAACCATTCAGCAACACTACACAGTATGA
- the LOC130722457 gene encoding uncharacterized protein LOC130722457, with protein MKILNPMMLPYHSTSSKLHVVNAIPSSPSPVAVRSHCSLPQHPLRCAVLGAGFAGLSVVWHLLKHSPKELNLRIDVYDEVGIGGGASGVSGGLLHPYSPKVKLLWEGAQCWEESLKLLRVAEEASVSRNHNIGESTEDMKAFAAVRRGILRPAMDMKNMTKLSENVKTCLPNCRVETLNSEGAQNLLPGVCLPFNSGFYMPKALNIRSQHYLQALFLACENLVKESSTLDSGQKQLNLHKRAVHRLSEFEGEYDAVIVCLGAKVNMLPEISGRLPLRTCRGVIVHLELPDDMRGYPESGPSILSDAWISVQGPRSLDVGSTWEWKSINSSPNVSTDEASEALLQLLPKASSIYPEIKDWVFTGARAGLRAMPPLTPHGSLPLLGCLNDVIGRNHTCKFWLFGGLGSRGLLYHGWLGNLMAHAVLSCNEDVIPSELTSWKNTKPNS; from the exons ATGAAGATCCTCAATCCCATGATGTTGCCATACCATTCAACATCTTCGAAACTTCACGTTGTCAATGCTATTCCTTCATCTCCTTCTCCAGTTGCAGTTAGGTCCCATTGTTCTCTACCTCAACATCCTCTCAG GTGCGCAGTGCTTGGTGCTGGATTCGCTGGCCTCTCAGTAGTTTGGCATTTGTTGAAA CATAGTCCTAAGGAGTTAAATCTAAGAATTGATGTATATGATGAAGTGGGTATTGGAGGTGGTGCTTCTGGAGTTTCTGGAGGTCTTCTTCACCCTTATTCACCAAAAG TTAAGCTTCTCTGGGAGGGTGCTCAGTGTTGGGAAGAAAGCTTAAAGCTTTTGAGAGTTGCTGAAGAAGCTAGTGTTTCCAGGAACCATAATATTGGAGAATCTACTGAAGATATGAAAGCCTTTGCTGCTGTCAGAAG GGGAATCTTAAGGCCTGCAATGGATATGAAGAATATGACCAAGTTGAGTGAG AATGTCAAGACTTGCCTCCCTAACTGCAGAGTAGAAACACTTAATAGTGAAGGGGCTCAGAATCTTTTGCCTGGTGTGTGTTTACCATTCAACTCAGGTTTCTATATGCCCAAAGCTCTTAATATCCGTTCTCAACACTATCTTCAG GCACTTTTCCTAGCATGTGAGAATTTGGTGAAAGAATCCTCCACCCTTGACTCGGGTCAGAAACAGCTCAATTTACACAAAAGAGCTGTCCATAGACTTTCTGAGTTTGAAG GGGAATATGATGCTGTCATAGTATGCCTAGGTGCCAAAGTGAACATGCTTCCTGAAATCTCTGGGAGGCTTCCTTTGAGGACATGTAGGGGTGTAATTGTGCACCTGGAACTGCCAGATGATATGAG AGGTTATCCTGAATCTGGGCCTTCCATATTATCAGATGCATGGATTTCTGTTCAGGGTCCTCGTAGTCTAGATGTGGGCTCAACTTGGGAGTGGAAATCCATAAATTCATCACCAAATGTTTCTACTGATGAAGCTTCAGAAGCTCTTCTACAGCTTCTGCCAAAGGCATCTAGCATCTATCCTGAAATAAAAGACTGGGTTTTCACTGGAGCAAGAGCTGGTCTGAGAGCAATGCCTCCACTCACCCCCCATGGGTCACTTCCACTTTTGGGTTGTCTCAATGATGTCATAGGAAGAAATCATACTTGCAAGTTTTGGTTATTTGGAGGGCTAGGTTCAAGAGGGTTGCTATACCATGGTTGGCTAGGTAACTTGATGGCACATGCTGTACTTTCTTGTAATGAAGATGTTATTCCATCTGAGTTGACTTCTTGGAAAAACACTAAACCCAACTCTTAA
- the LOC130725502 gene encoding uncharacterized protein LOC130725502: protein MALTTAMSTGGTTAHNPTVAFTTPPNYAARLSHLLTVNAFKPLWCPTLIIQPTPSNLTPFLDPFSAIAFTSRTAIQSFIHATEPLPQPPLSPDGPTFTVAALGKDAELLDRDFLSRICARPDRVSVLVPPTATPSSLTEALGPGGGREVLCPVPAVVGVEEPPVVPGFLRELRAGGWVPVRVEAYETRWAGPRCAEGIVRRSEEEGGLDAVVFTSSAEVEGLLKSLQEFGLGFEDLRRRSPGLVVAAHGPVTAAGAERLGVEVDVVSSKFDSFDGVVDVLKVTLLRT, encoded by the coding sequence ATGGCGCTGACCACCGCCATGTCCACCGGCGGTACCACCGCACACAACCCCACCGTAGCATTCACGACGCCGCCAAACTACGCCGCAAGACTATCCCATCTCCTCACTGTCAACGCCTTCAAACCTCTCTGGTGCCCCACTCTCATCATCCAACCGACCCCATCAAACCTCACCCCTTTCCTCGATCCCTTCTCCGCCATCGCCTTCACCTCCCGAACCGCAATCCAATCCTTCATCCACGCCACCGAACCTCTCCCACAACCTCCTCTCTCCCCGGACGGCCCCACCTTCACCGTCGCCGCCCTTGGTAAAGACGCCGAGCTCCTCGACCGCGATTTCCTCTCCAGAATCTGCGCCCGTCCCGACCGAGTTAGTGTCCTGGTGCCGCCGACGGCGACGCCGAGTAGCCTGACGGAGGCGCTGGGTCCCGGCGGTGGAAGGGAGGTTTTATGTCCGGTCCCGGCGGTCGTTGGGGTGGAGGAGCCGCCAGTGGTGCCCGGTTTCCTGCGGGAGCTCCGGGCCGGCGGGTGGGTCCCGGTTCGGGTGGAGGCGTATGAGACGCGGTGGGCCGGGCCGAGGTGTGCGGAGGGTATTGTGAGGAGGAGCGAGGAGGAGGGTGGATTGGATGCGGTGGTGTTCACCAGTAGCGCTGAGGTAGAAGGCCTGCTTAAGAGCTTGCAGGAATTTGGGCTGGGCTTTGAGGACTTGAGGAGGAGGTCTCCCGGCTTAGTCGTGGCGGCCCATGGGCCTGTCACTGCGGCCGGGGCGGAGAGGCTTGGAGTGGAGGTTGATGTGGTGAGTTCCAAGTTTGATAGTTTTGATGGTGTTGTTGATGTTCTTAAGGTCACATTGTTAAGAACTTAG
- the LOC130722455 gene encoding leucine-rich repeat receptor-like protein kinase TDR: MEIFKCFFYFNLLTTFMLSAVLAIDPYSEALLSLKSELVDDDNSLHDWVVPSGGNLTGKSYACSWSGIKCNKDSTIVTSIDLSMKKLGGELSGKQFAIFTKLVDLNLSHNFFSGKLPAEIFNLTSLKSLDISRNNFSGTFPGGIHSLQDLAVLDAFSNSFSGSLPAEFSQLEQLKVLNLAGSYFRGSIPSEYGSFRSLEFLHLAGNSLTGSIPPELGNLKTVTHMEIGYNLYQGFIPPQLGNMSQLQYLDMAGANLSGPIPKELSNLTSLQSLFLFRNQLTGSIPSELSKIKPLTDLDLSDNFLSGSIPESFSELKNLRLLSVMYNDMSGSVPEGIAELPSLETLLIWTNRFSGSLPRSLGRNSKLKWVDVSTNNFIGSIPEDICVSGVLSKLILFSNKFTGGLSSISNCSSLVRLRLENNSFSGEIRLKFSHLPDISYIDLSRNNFVGGIPSDISQATQLEYLNVSYNLQLGGTIPSQMLSLPLLQNLSASSCGIKGDLPPFASCKSISVIDLDRNNLSGIIPNSVSKCQALEKINLSDNDLIGQIPEELASIPVIGVVDLSNNKFSGNIPAKFGSSSNLQLLNVSFNNISGSIPTGKSFKLMSSSAFEGNSELCGAPLKPCPDSVGILGSKGTRKLTRILLLTAGLIIIFLGMAFGVLYFRKAVKSQWQMVSFVGLPQFTANDVLTSLIATKQTEVPSPSPAVTKAVLPTGITVLVQKIEWEKRSIKVVSQFIMQLGNARHKNLIRLLGFCHNQNLVYLLYDYLPNGNLAENIGMKWDWAAKFRTVVGIARGLCFLHHECYPAIPHGDLKSSNIVFDENMEPHLAEFGLKHVLNLSKGLSTTTTKQETEYNEAMKEQLCMDVYKFGEIVLEILTGGRLTSAAASLHSKSWEVLLREVCNYNEMSSASSLQEIKLVLEVAMLCTRSRSTDRPSIEEALKLLSGLKRIEDYKTSKEGK; this comes from the exons ATGGAGATTTTCAAATGCTTCTTCTACTTTAATCTTCTCACTACTTTCATGTTATCAGCAGTTTTAGCCATAGACCCTTATTCAGAGGCACTCCTGAGTCTCAAATCTGAACTTGTAGATGATGATAATAGTTTGCATGACTGGGTAGTGCCCTCTGGAGGGAACTTAACTGGAAAATCCTATGCATGTTCTTGGTCTGGAATCAAGTGTAACAAAGACTCAACAATTGTAACTTCCATAGACCTGTCCATGAAGAAACTTGGTGGTGAATTATCAGGGAAGCAATTTGCCATCTTCACAAAGCTTGTTGATCTTAACCTGAGCCACAATTTCTTCTCTGGAAAGCTGCCAGCAGAAATTTTTAACCTCACCAGCCTAAAGAGCTTGGATATCAGCAGGAATAATTTTTCAGGTACCTTCCCTGGAGGAATTCACAGCCTCCAAGATTTGGCTGTGCTTGATGCCTTCAGCAACAGCTTTTCAGGGTCTCTTCCTGCAGAATTTTCACAGCTAGAACAGCTTAAAGTTCTTAATCTTGCTGGGAGTTACTTCAGAGGATCAATTCCATCTGAATATGGTTCTTTCAGAAGCCTTGAGTTTCTCCATCTTGCAGGAAATTCTCTCACAGGAAGCATACCTCCGGAACTGGGTAACCTCAAAACAGTGACCCACATGGAGATTGGCTACAACTTATACCAGGGTTTCATTCCACCCCAGCTAGGTAATATGAGCCAGCTTCAGTATCTTGACATGGCAGGTGCAAATCTTTCTGGTCCAATACCAAAGGAGCTCTCCAATCTCACCAGTTTGCAATCACTTTTTCTGTTCAGAAACCAGCTCACTGGATCAATACCAAGTGAGTTAAGCAAAATCAAACCTCTCACAGATTTAGATCTCTCTGATAACTTCCTTTCAGGATCCATTCCTGAAAGCTTCTCAGAGCTGAAGAACCTGAGACTGCTTAGTGTCATGTACAATGACATGAGTGGCTCTGTTCCTGAAGGCATTGCAGAACTCCCATCCTTGGAAACTCTTCTCATTTGGACCAATCGCTTCTCTGGTTCGCTCCCACGGAGCCTAGGCAGGAATTCCAAGCTCAAATGGGTGGATGTCTCCACAAACAATTTCATTGGCAGCATACCAGAAGACATTTGTGTGAGTGGAGTACTATCTAAGCTGATCCTGTTTTCAAACAAATTCACAGGTGGTCTTTCATCAATCTCCAACTGTTCTTCCCTTGTTCGTCTTCGTCTAGAAAATAATTCTTTCTCAGGAGAGATCCGTTTAAAATTCAGCCATCTTCCTGATATCTCATACATCGATCTGTCCAGAAACAATTTTGTTGGTGGGATTCCCTCAGATATTTCTCAAGCAACTCAACTGGAGTATCTCAATGTGTCTTATAATCTGCAATTAGGAGGCACCATCCCATCACAAATGTTGTCTTTGCCCCTGCTTCAAAATTTGTCAGCATCTTCTTGTGGTATTAAAGGCGATCTTCCGCCATTTGCGTCCTGCAAATCAATTTCAGTCATTGATCTTGATAGGAACAACTTATCCGGAATCATCCCAAACAGTGTTTCCAAATGTCAAGCTCTTGAAAAAATCAATTTATCAGACAATGATCTGATAGGTCAAATTCCTGAGGAGCTAGCCAGTATCCCTGTTATTGGTGTAGTAGACTTATCTAACAATAAGTTCAGTGGCAACATACCTGCAAAGTTTGGTAGTTCTTCAAATTTGCAACTCCTCAATGTGTCTTTCAACAATATCTCCGGTTCAATACCCACAGGGAAGTCATTCAAATTAATGAGTAGCAGTGCATTTGAAGGAAATTCAGAGCTATGTGGAGCACCTCTAAAGCCATGTCCTGATTCAGTTGGAATATTGGGCAGCAAGGGCACACGGAAGCTTACACGTATTCTGCTACTCACTGCGGGGTTGATAATAATCTTTCTAGGAATGGCTTTTGGAGTGCTTTATTTCAGAAAGGCAGTTAAAAGTCAATGGCAGATGGTTTCATTTGTTGGACTACCTCAATTCACAGCAAATGATGTTTTGACAAGCTTGATTGCCACAAAACAAACAGAAGtcccatcaccatcacctgCAGTTACAAAGGCAGTTCTTCCTACGGGTATAACAGTTTTAGTCCAGAAGATTGAATGGGAAAAAAGGAGCATTAAGGTGGTGTCACAATTTATAATGCAACTAGGAAATGCAAGGCACAAGAATTTAATCAGACTGTTGGGTTTTTGCCACAACCAGAATCTAGTTTATCTCTTGTATGATTACTTGCCCAATGGGAATTTGGCTGAGAATATTGGAATGAAATGGGATTGGGCAGCAAAATTCAGAACAGTGGTTGGAATTGCAAGAGGACTTTGCTTCCTTCACCATGAATGTTACCCAGCCATTCCCCATGGAGACTTGAAGTCCAGCAACATTGTATTCGATGAAAATATGGAACCCCATTTGGCAGAATTTGGGCTCAAACATGTGTTGAACTTGAGCAAAGGCTTATCTACAACCACAACTAAGCAGGAAACAG AATACAATGAAGCAATGAAAGAGCAACTCTGCATGGATGTCTACAAGTTTGGGGAGATTGTTCTGGAAATTTTAACTGGCGGAAGGTTGACAAGTGCAGCAGCTAGCTTACACAGCAAATCATGGGAAGTTCTCCTAAGAGAAGTTTGCAATTATAACGAAATGAGTTCTGCCAGTTCATTGCAAGAGATTAAACTGGTTCTTGAGGTTGCTATGCTCTGCACTAGAAGCAGGTCAACCGATCGGCCATCCATAGAAGAAGCTCTGAAGCTTTTATCAGGGTTAAAGCGCATAGAAGATTACAAAACTTCTAAAGAAGGGAAATGA